A stretch of DNA from Bremerella alba:
TTCACTTTCTGAGTGAGTTCCTCTCGGCTACGAAATGGTAGGCCTCGATGTTCACCGGATCTGTAATAAGGTTCACGGAGATAACCCGTGTACCCTTGGATAGAGCCATCTTGCATTAATTTAATTGCCCCAGCTTTAAGAAGTGGGGAGTCTAGGTCTAATACTTCCGCACGGGCCTTCGCGTACGGCCCACCAGAGGTCATGGTCACAATGCGGAAGGAGAGGATGTCTTCTGCGATTGCACGCTTCAATAAACTAACTGAACGAGTTCCTCCATGAGCAATTACAGTAGTGGTTACGCCTTGACTAACGTACTGCTCAACAGCAGCCTTCACAGCTGCCAATTCATTTTCATCTGAATTGCGTGGAATGTGGCGTGTAATGAGCCCACCACACTCTTCTAGAACACCATTTGGATCCCCTGTTTCGGGATTTTTGCGAATGTGCGAGCCCTTGGAGACCTTAGTGTCTCGAGTAACCTTTGCAATCTCCAACGCCTTTGAGTTTGCCACGCCGAGATGACCCGATGTATGCCCAATCCAAATTGGATGAACCTTTGATACTTTGTCCAGATCATTTCGCGTAGGATGACGCTGTTCTTTCATCAGGGTGTCATCATATCCCCGCCCTCTAATCCAGGTTCCAGCGGGAACCTGAGAAGCTTGCTCTTTTAATACGGAAATCAATTCATCGATCGTTTGAATTTTGCCAATCGGAGGACTGCTTAAGTCGACTAGTGTTATGCCGACTCGGCCTGAACCAGGAAAGTGGTCGTGCGCTGCATACAAACCAGGCAAAATTGCCTTGTGCTGTAAATCGTGCATTTCCGTTGTTGCTGCTGATAGCTTTTGTATCTCCTCATTGGTTCCCACGGCGAGGATCTTGTTTCCACGGATCGCCATGGCCTGGGCGACATCGTCATCTTCGTCAAGCGTGATGACTGTTCCGTTGAAGTAGATGGCGTCTGCGATCTCTTGTGCCCATGAAATCGTTGAGGTCGAGTATAAGACCAGCCAGAAAAACGCCAGGGTTGTGTATTTCACGAAGGACATGCAGGCTCCTGCTCGGACTAAATTTTAGGGAGGGGAGTATTTATAAAACGTGGCACTCCAAAGTCGTTCTCGAAGTGCTTCCTAGATACCAAAGTACGCATACGATGTCGCTAAATGCGACTGAATCAGTTCTTTAGGAAGAGGTCGCATTGACCACCCAATATCGTCCTTCGCGTCTAAGGGATGTACCCCGTGTTCGACTTGCCTTGTTCCCTAAGGCATGGGCAACAACGATTTAACTTGGGCAATGGTTTGATCAGCCTGCATCAGGCACAGGAGTGGTGGACAATTCCAGATCAATCTGATTACTGCCGGGACTCACCTCATAGATCAGAAAATCATTCCCGTAGTAATGAATCGGAATGATTGACGTAGCCGTAGTCACTGGCTCTCTCGGCTCAACCTCCATGGGCGAGACTCGCACTTCATGTTCGCCCGTTTTGGCTCCTAGTTCCCGGGATGTATATCTCAACTGGTAATTGCCCGAAGCATCGGTGATTCCGTAGCTTTCTCGCCCGCCGGTACTAGGGGTGAACGTCACCACAACCTGAGGTACCGGTTCCCCGTCTAAGGAAACGGTACCTGACACGCTACCCAAGCCGTCTCCAGTACCGTAGCCGCAACCCGATATACAAAGGCAGACACAAATGATCAAAAACAAACGATTGAACATGGCGAAACCGAGAAGAGATTGAATAGTCATTTATCGAGTTCCATTGCAGCAAAGGCAAACAAAGGTAAATCAACCAAGGGAACGCCAAACATCTGTCCAAAATCCCCACTTCCAATTGATGCCTGCGAAGGCACGCAGGCAGTCATGTTGGATGTCTTTGATCTCTAGTATGCTCCGACAACATTTCCATCCGCTCGATCCGCGAGATCTTCCGATACTTCCCCGTCGATTGTCTCAGGAAGAAAGTGGACCGAACCATCTCCGAAGAGAAACTGTGCTCCGCCAGGATGGTGAGCACTAAATGCGTTTCGATAGGTGCCGTTAATCCGTCGAGCCGTCGTATTGGCAAGTGATTCGGAAAGCACGCGGACCACTTGATCGTTACCGTTCCAGCCGGTGCCGTCGTACATACCTATCCATGCGCCTGCCATCCGGTCGACTCCATCGCCCAGGTCGCCGTAGGTAACCTCACCGATGGCTAGTGTGTTAGATGTTCCATCAGTGATGTCGCGGAACTTGACCTTGCTTCCCGCACCAAAAAGCCCCGTTTCCGCATTGAAGCAATAGCCTCGCCACCAGCCACTGGGACAGTCGGAAGGTCCACCTGAAGTTGCACCCTCGTTAAACGATCCGAAGACTCCCTTGTAGTTGGAGCTCGATGGGACGTCGGCCGCGTCAAAGGCGTTCTTCTTGAACTTGGCATTTAAGTCGTCGATCGGAGACGAAGGACAGAGATACGCTGTTAGTTTCGCTTGCGAAAGTTCAACGAAATTAGGAATCGTGGCATGGTTTTCCAGTCGATTGAAAGATACCCCCAGAGCTTCGTGTAGCGCATCCTGTTCGATAAATGGCAGAATTAGCGAGCCCCAACCCCAACCTGGTTTGCCGTACCAACCTAAGGACGTTGTGTACGGGGCACGTATGGTCGCCGAAGGTAGCGAACCGTACACATCGTGATAGTTATGAAGTGCCAGCCCTATTTGCTTAAGGTTGTTGTTGCACTGCATACGGCGAGCCGCCTCGCGTGCTTGCTGCACGGCAGGCAGCAAAAGAGCAATCAAAACGCCAATAATGGCAATCACAACAAGTAACTCGACCAGCGTAAACGCCGCACGCGGCATCGTCGCACGATTTGGAGCAAATGACGACATCTTCCGGATCCTCTATAAATGTATGTTTGCGGAAAGAGGTTCGTAGGTGGCGTTGGGGCTGGCTCTACGAACAATGACAGCAAAAACGGGGAGCCATGTTGTCAATCGTTGTGTATGACCTAAATTCGACACACCTAGACTAAACCGCCGTGAACGATGCTTCTTGCGCAAAGAAGACTTATTTGTGCCTGATCAAGACATAGAACGACCATTTCAAAACAAAATGCGTCTGCTTGTGCCTGGCCAATTAGCTTGAGGCCTTCATGGCAGGGTACTGGCGTATGGCATTTCGAGTTCGGGTTTGCCGAGGAGAGACTCCGAACTTCTCTCGATACACGCGTGAGAAATGCGATTGCGATTGAAAACCACAAGCGAATGCCACTGCGTTGACACTCATCTCGCTATGTAAAACCATTTGATGAGCACGATCCAACCGCAGTTCCAGGTAGAATTGCCCCGGGCTGATCTGCAAATGCTCCTTGAAAAGACGCGATAACTGCCGTGGGGAGAGACAGACCGCGTCTGCAAGCTCTGCAGTACTTAGAGGTTCCTCGATTTCGGCCTCCATCAATTCAATCGACTTCACTAGCTTGTTATGGTGAATGTCCCACCGATCGGTCGTTCTCAGGCGTTGGCCTTCCGAGCCATTGCGGATTCTCTCGTGCATGAAATGTTCGGCGGCACGGATAGCAACATCCCTTCCGTACTCAGCCTCGACTGCGTGCAAGACCATATCGATGCCTGCGGTACCACCGGCACAGGTCACACGATTTCGATCAAACTCGAATAGATTGAGAGTTAATTCCGATTTGCGAAATCGCTCCCGAAACGCCGAGGCATTTTCCCAGTGGACCGTGACTCGGTAGCCATCCAGTAGGCCGCCCAACGCTAAAACCTGCTGCGCCGTGTCGAGCGCACCTAGCATACTGCCCTGACTGGAAAACCAGCGAAGCTTAGAAAACAGTTGACTCGTTCCAAAACGATTTGGAGCCGTCCCTCCGACCACGATGACCGTCCCCGGAGGATCGCTTAGATCGAAGAAGTTCTGCGAAACACAGATTTCGATTCCATTGGAATCTTTCGCTGAACCGCCCTCGAGCGACGTCAGGTTCCACTCATACTTGCGAGGAGCGTATCGGTTGGCGACACGGAGCGCTTCAACAACTGAAAACAGAGCGATCGACGTGAATTCGGGAAGCAATAAGAAGGTGATGGGATTGGGTAGCGTATAGGGCGTTTCATCCGTCCGACTTGCTTTGCCGAGCCGCTCACGCTGAACATTTTGAGAATCGATCACCAGATTTAACTCCGCGAAAGGCCTAAGCAGTCAACGCGGTGCGATTGGCGTCGAAATTGTCAGCCGGTGGCCCCCTCAAAAGGTTGTTTCCACCGAACGAGCCGCGTTTCAATCTGCCGCAGAGCTAAATCCATCAAAGTGCCCAGCAAACCGATCGTTAACATCCCGACGATGACAACATCCGCATGGAATGTCTGTCGGGCATCTACGATTAGGTAGCCGACACCTGATTCGGCGGCAATTAGTTCTGCAGCGACAACACATGTCCATGCAAATCCAATACCAATTCTCAACCCCGTGAGGATTGACGGCAGTGCCCCGGGCACAATCACCCTTGTGAAAAACTTCCACCAACGGATCTCGTGGACACGTGATAACTCGATAAACTGCTTGTCCGTTTGGCGGATCCCTGCGATCACGTTGACCAGAATAGGGAAGAATGCGCCCAGAAAAATAATGAACACTTTCGAGACCTCTCCGATCCCAAACCACAAGACAGCCAAAGGAAACCAACCGATTGGTGGAATAGGTTTAA
This window harbors:
- a CDS encoding amidohydrolase; translation: MSFVKYTTLAFFWLVLYSTSTISWAQEIADAIYFNGTVITLDEDDDVAQAMAIRGNKILAVGTNEEIQKLSAATTEMHDLQHKAILPGLYAAHDHFPGSGRVGITLVDLSSPPIGKIQTIDELISVLKEQASQVPAGTWIRGRGYDDTLMKEQRHPTRNDLDKVSKVHPIWIGHTSGHLGVANSKALEIAKVTRDTKVSKGSHIRKNPETGDPNGVLEECGGLITRHIPRNSDENELAAVKAAVEQYVSQGVTTTVIAHGGTRSVSLLKRAIAEDILSFRIVTMTSGGPYAKARAEVLDLDSPLLKAGAIKLMQDGSIQGYTGYLREPYYRSGEHRGLPFRSREELTQKVKTLHRAGFQIATHGNGDAAIDDILYAYEQAQKEFPRTDARHRIEHAQMMREDQIEKMHELGVSPSYFVGHVYYWGDRHRDIFLGPERGSRISPLATTLQKSVPFTVHDDTPVTPVDPLQLVWVAANRETSGGKVLGSQESIPVSAALRAVTIDAAWQNFEEDIKGSLVPGKLADFVIVDQDPLSLEPQQIRDVRVLQTVVGGKTVYSATTATTP
- a CDS encoding carboxypeptidase-like regulatory domain-containing protein produces the protein MTIQSLLGFAMFNRLFLIICVCLCISGCGYGTGDGLGSVSGTVSLDGEPVPQVVVTFTPSTGGRESYGITDASGNYQLRYTSRELGAKTGEHEVRVSPMEVEPREPVTTATSIIPIHYYGNDFLIYEVSPGSNQIDLELSTTPVPDAG
- a CDS encoding DUF1559 domain-containing protein; the encoded protein is MSSFAPNRATMPRAAFTLVELLVVIAIIGVLIALLLPAVQQAREAARRMQCNNNLKQIGLALHNYHDVYGSLPSATIRAPYTTSLGWYGKPGWGWGSLILPFIEQDALHEALGVSFNRLENHATIPNFVELSQAKLTAYLCPSSPIDDLNAKFKKNAFDAADVPSSSNYKGVFGSFNEGATSGGPSDCPSGWWRGYCFNAETGLFGAGSKVKFRDITDGTSNTLAIGEVTYGDLGDGVDRMAGAWIGMYDGTGWNGNDQVVRVLSESLANTTARRINGTYRNAFSAHHPGGAQFLFGDGSVHFLPETIDGEVSEDLADRADGNVVGAY
- a CDS encoding GlxA family transcriptional regulator; this translates as MIDSQNVQRERLGKASRTDETPYTLPNPITFLLLPEFTSIALFSVVEALRVANRYAPRKYEWNLTSLEGGSAKDSNGIEICVSQNFFDLSDPPGTVIVVGGTAPNRFGTSQLFSKLRWFSSQGSMLGALDTAQQVLALGGLLDGYRVTVHWENASAFRERFRKSELTLNLFEFDRNRVTCAGGTAGIDMVLHAVEAEYGRDVAIRAAEHFMHERIRNGSEGQRLRTTDRWDIHHNKLVKSIELMEAEIEEPLSTAELADAVCLSPRQLSRLFKEHLQISPGQFYLELRLDRAHQMVLHSEMSVNAVAFACGFQSQSHFSRVYREKFGVSPRQTRTRNAIRQYPAMKASS
- a CDS encoding ABC transporter permease, translated to MANIAWRIWLPVAVILIWQGMSSAGAVTPLLLPSPWAVANSAVNLVSTGEIFKHVAVSLLRVFEGFLLAALCGIVLGSAIGLWSRFDRTCDWLLQTLKPIPPIGWFPLAVLWFGIGEVSKVFIIFLGAFFPILVNVIAGIRQTDKQFIELSRVHEIRWWKFFTRVIVPGALPSILTGLRIGIGFAWTCVVAAELIAAESGVGYLIVDARQTFHADVVIVGMLTIGLLGTLMDLALRQIETRLVRWKQPFEGATG